One part of the Vicia villosa cultivar HV-30 ecotype Madison, WI unplaced genomic scaffold, Vvil1.0 ctg.000189F_1_1, whole genome shotgun sequence genome encodes these proteins:
- the LOC131625149 gene encoding BTB/POZ domain-containing protein At1g04390-like isoform X1 codes for MIHSTTKSSKEKENDRGISSHVLTLHRRLLHALNLGTRYFDDKTNRWKWQCVNIEVQKNVLRSISAFLDSIAGDARVIRHSIVKESAADILGALLWILQCKSEPLLSMASNVAVKLVSVLPSQQLQLRLLDLVYCLSSLLSSHQVEVAIPSATALNLVISNLSATSEKAVIEALKETEVSVCIVQNIKDCDGKKVEYFLEMASLLSTVLLRWSSSRFPVCNDVELMKVLANMHIKTDSSIKLVLLKLYTSLALCDSVVQKLIEGGKVFLQMIVQAMGKSNPHDVRIEGFRLAQCLLRSQENCLKVMDLCGEALVDAIICGMRETGPSSKKIENNYGSVLVEACKLALITRWAGDHHIRFWKQGIDKVLLSLLIENIHDQSTELVLSLEKQISMVKEGLKVNYHVAVRSYVWNILGWLVIHCSENSNPYSYTHESELHINLLIMCACFTFVDAIQKWCRICQNDVDDNFQSEPVSRAVLMMIYSPCNYISSHARFVLSDILKVKGDPCLKNSLHTIDYLSSLKSYSSFDKLQLIINLIGLTCLTSLPQYQRCIIESRGIKAVVLLVQRCLSNDVHMERSEVAPHLHTVFHKRSCCWTGKGGWEGSNILLFYGLWGIAEFLHQCCLLPDNPQQFTREVTNINTELVNKLHDICSSTSFSPGVKWYVSYILSYFGFYGFPNEFSKRIGKSLNKEEYADLRLIVANGDSVSVHGVILAVRCPSLLPSQVLSSSKSSKEITDCFVRETVREVRYSSHVDYEALLLLLEYVYLGHLHAAEEETVKKLKVLAKRCNLQPLLQLLCRQSPKWDAPFPIFNLTSSPDSAGSYFFDVIMEAKSNEFVGCTCNLCPHPVRHLHAHKVILQSGCDYLQGLFRSGMQESHSQVIKVDISWEALVKLVHWFYSDELPNPPSGCLWVNMDDQEKLFHLQQYVELCWLGEFWILESIQEACWNAIMSCLGSSKQLSIKIIKMAYNLSLWKLVDIAANLMAPSYRQLRDSGELEEFDEALVHFIYSASIELNHEGEKRFR; via the exons ATGATTCATTCAACTACGAAATCatcaaaagagaaagaaaacgATCGCGGCATCAGTTCGCACGTCCTCACCCTCCATCGCCGTCTTCTCCACGCCTTAAACCTGGGAACCAG ATACTTTGATGACAAGACAAATAGATGGAAGTGGCAGTGTGTTAACATTGAAGTGCAGAAAAATGTACTCCGGTCAATTTCTGCGTTTCTTGATTCTATTGCAGGTGATGCACGTGTCATACGGCATTCCATCGTTAAG GAATCTGCTGCTGATATTTTGGGAGCATTGTTATGGATTCTTCAATGCAAAAGTGAGCCCTTGTTAAGCATGGCATCAAATGTGGCTGTGAAGTTAGTTAGTGTTTTACCGAGCCAACAGTTGCAATTGCGATTGTTGGATCTTGTCTATTGTCTATCATCCTTGCTATCTTCACATCAAGTAGAAGTTGCAATACCTTCTGCTACTGCTTTGAATTTGGTAATCTCAAATCTGAGTGCTACGAGTGAGAAGGCTGTTATTGAAGCACTGAAAGAAACAGAGGTTTCCGTTTGTATTGTTCAAAATATTAAAGACTGTGATGGGAAGAAAGTTGAATATTTTCTGGAGATGGCTTCACTTTTGAGTACAGTACTGTTGAGGTGGTCTTCATCTAGGTTCCCTGTTTGTAATGATGTTGAACTTATGAAAGTTTTAGCAAACATGCATATAAAGACAGATAGTTCCATTAAACTTGTTCTTCTAAAGCTGTACACATCTTTAG CTTTATGTGATTCTGTAGTGCAAAAACTCATCGAGGGTGGAAAAGTATTTCTACAAATGATTGTGCAGGCGATGGGAAAATCAAACCCTCATGATGTTCGGATAGAGGGGTTTCGGCTTGCTCAATGTCTATTG AGATCCCAAGAAAATTGTTTAAAAGTGATGGATTTGTGTGGTGAAGCCCTTGTTGATGCCATAATTTGTGGGATGAGAGAGACAGGTCCGTCTTCCAAAAAAATTGAGAACAACTATGGTTCTGTATTAGTGGAAGCATGTAAGCTGGCTCTAATTACTCGTTGGGCTGGCGATCATCATATCAGGTTTTGGAAACAAGGAATTGATAAAGTCCTCCTTAGTCTTCTGATTGAAAATATTCACGATCAATCAACTGAACTTGTGTTGTCATTGGAAAAACAAATATCCATGGTGAAAGAGGGACTGAAAGTCAATTATCACGTTGCTGTGAGGAGTTACGTGTGGAACATTCTTGGGTGGCTTGTAATTCattgttcagaaaattcaaaccCTTACAGTTATACCCATGAGAGTGAACTCCACATCAACTTACTTATTATGTGTGCATG CTTCACTTTTGTGGATGCAATTCAAAAATGGTGCCGGATATGTCAAAATGACGTTGATGATAATTTTCAAAGTGAACCAGTATCAAGGGCTGTTCTAATGATGATTTATTCTCCATGTAATTATATTTCTTCACATGCTAGATTTGTATTATCTGATATACTAAAGGTCAAAGGCGATCCATGCTTGAAAAATTCACTACATACCATAGATTATTTATCATCTTTGAAAAGCTATAGTTCATTTGATAAACTTCAACTTATTATTAACTTAATTGGGTTAACTTGTCTTACAAGTTTACCACAGTATCAAAGATGTATCATAGAAAGCAGAGGGATAAAGGCTGTTGTTCTTCTTGTCCAACGATGCTTAAGTAATGATGTTCATATGGAAAGGTCTGAAGTTGCTCCTCATTTGCATACTGTATTCCATAAAAGGTCTTGTTGCTGGACTGGTAAAGGAGGCTGGGAAGGTTCCAATATCCTTTTATTTTATGGTCTGTGGGGCATAGCTGAATTTCTTCATCAGTGTTGCCTTTTACCAGACAATCCTCAGCAATTTACTAGAGAGGTGACAAACATTAACACTGAATTagttaacaaacttcatgatatCTGTAGTAGCACCTCTTTCAGTCCTGGAGTGAAATGGTATGTTTCTTATATTCTAAGTTATTTTGgattttatggtttcccaaatgaATTTTCCAAAAGGATCGGGAAATCTCTTAATAAGGAAGAATATGCAGATTTGCGACTCATTGTAGCAAATGGGGATTCTGTGAGTGTTCATGGTGTTATTCTTGCTGTTCGATGTCCATCACTTCTACCTTCTCAAGTGTTATCTAGTAGTAAGAGTTCTAAAGAAATAACAGATTGTTTTGTTAGAGAGACCGTGAGAGAAGTTCGCTATTCTTCTCATGTTGATTATGAagcgttgttgttattgttggaaTATGTGTATTTGGGACACTTGCATGCAGCAGAAGAAGAAACTGTAAAGAAGCTCAAAGTTCTTGCTAAGCGTTGCAATCTACAACCTCTCTTGCAACTGCTTTGTAGACAATCTCCAAAGTGGGACGCACCTTTCCCCATCTTTAATCTTACTTCATCTCCTGATTCAGCTGGAAGTTATTTTTT TGATGTCATAATGGAAGCTAAATCGAATGAGTTTGTTGGATGTACATGTAATTTATGTCCTCACCCAGTACGGCATTTGCATGCTCACAAAGTTATATTGCAGTCTGGCTGTGACTATTTACAGGGTTTGTTCAGATCAGGAATGCAAGAGAG TCATTCACAAGTCATAAAGGTTGATATTAGCTGGGAAGCATTGGTTAAACTAGTACATTGGTTTTACTCTGATGAGCTGCCGAATCCTCCTTCTGGTTGTTTGTGGGTTAACATGGATGATCAAGAAAAGCTATTCCATTTGCAGCAATATGTGGAGCTTTGTTGGCTTGGTGAGTTCTGGATTTTGGAAAGTATTCAGGAAGCCTGCTGGAATGCGATTATGTCTTGTCTTGGTTCTTCTAAGCAGTTGtccattaaaataattaaaatggctTATAACCTCTCTTTGTGGAAGTTGGTTGACATTGCCGCAAACCTCATGGCTCCTTCATATAGGCAATTACGGGATTCTGGTGAACTTGAAGAATTTGATGAAGCACTAGTTCACTTCATTTATTCTGCTTCTATTGAACTTAACCATGAAGGTGAAAAACGCTTTAGGTGA
- the LOC131625149 gene encoding BTB/POZ domain-containing protein At1g04390-like isoform X3, with translation MIHSTTKSSKEKENDRGISSHVLTLHRRLLHALNLGTRYFDDKTNRWKWQCVNIEVQKNVLRSISAFLDSIAGDARVIRHSIVKESAADILGALLWILQCKSEPLLSMASNVAVKLVSVLPSQQLQLRLLDLVYCLSSLLSSHQVEVAIPSATALNLVISNLSATSEKAVIEALKETEVSVCIVQNIKDCDGKKVEYFLEMASLLSTVLLRWSSSRFPVCNDVELMKVLANMHIKTDSSIKLVLLKLYTSLALCDSVVQKLIEGGKVFLQMIVQAMGKSNPHDVRIEGFRLAQCLLRSQENCLKVMDLCGEALVDAIICGMRETGPSSKKIENNYGSVLVEACKLALITRWAGDHHIRFWKQGIDKVLLSLLIENIHDQSTELVLSLEKQISMVKEGLKVNYHVAVRSYVWNILGWLVIHCSENSNPYSYTHESELHINLLIMCACFTFVDAIQKWCRICQNDVDDNFQSEPVSRAVLMMIYSPCNYISSHARFVLSDILKVKGDPCLKNSLHTIDYLSSLKSYSSFDKLQLIINLIGLTCLTSLPQYQRCIIESRGIKAVVLLVQRCLSNDVHMERSEVAPHLHTVFHKRSCCWTGKGGWEGSNILLFYGLWGIAEFLHQCCLLPDNPQQFTREVTNINTELVNKLHDICSSTSFSPGVKWYVSYILSYFGFYGFPNEFSKRIGKSLNKEEYADLRLIVANGDSVSVHGVILAVRCPSLLPSQVLSSSKSSKEITDCFVRETVREVRYSSHVDYEALLLLLEYVYLGHLHAAEEETVKKLKVLAKRCNLQPLLQLLCRQSPKWDAPFPIFNLTSSPDSAGSYFLYVMS, from the exons ATGATTCATTCAACTACGAAATCatcaaaagagaaagaaaacgATCGCGGCATCAGTTCGCACGTCCTCACCCTCCATCGCCGTCTTCTCCACGCCTTAAACCTGGGAACCAG ATACTTTGATGACAAGACAAATAGATGGAAGTGGCAGTGTGTTAACATTGAAGTGCAGAAAAATGTACTCCGGTCAATTTCTGCGTTTCTTGATTCTATTGCAGGTGATGCACGTGTCATACGGCATTCCATCGTTAAG GAATCTGCTGCTGATATTTTGGGAGCATTGTTATGGATTCTTCAATGCAAAAGTGAGCCCTTGTTAAGCATGGCATCAAATGTGGCTGTGAAGTTAGTTAGTGTTTTACCGAGCCAACAGTTGCAATTGCGATTGTTGGATCTTGTCTATTGTCTATCATCCTTGCTATCTTCACATCAAGTAGAAGTTGCAATACCTTCTGCTACTGCTTTGAATTTGGTAATCTCAAATCTGAGTGCTACGAGTGAGAAGGCTGTTATTGAAGCACTGAAAGAAACAGAGGTTTCCGTTTGTATTGTTCAAAATATTAAAGACTGTGATGGGAAGAAAGTTGAATATTTTCTGGAGATGGCTTCACTTTTGAGTACAGTACTGTTGAGGTGGTCTTCATCTAGGTTCCCTGTTTGTAATGATGTTGAACTTATGAAAGTTTTAGCAAACATGCATATAAAGACAGATAGTTCCATTAAACTTGTTCTTCTAAAGCTGTACACATCTTTAG CTTTATGTGATTCTGTAGTGCAAAAACTCATCGAGGGTGGAAAAGTATTTCTACAAATGATTGTGCAGGCGATGGGAAAATCAAACCCTCATGATGTTCGGATAGAGGGGTTTCGGCTTGCTCAATGTCTATTG AGATCCCAAGAAAATTGTTTAAAAGTGATGGATTTGTGTGGTGAAGCCCTTGTTGATGCCATAATTTGTGGGATGAGAGAGACAGGTCCGTCTTCCAAAAAAATTGAGAACAACTATGGTTCTGTATTAGTGGAAGCATGTAAGCTGGCTCTAATTACTCGTTGGGCTGGCGATCATCATATCAGGTTTTGGAAACAAGGAATTGATAAAGTCCTCCTTAGTCTTCTGATTGAAAATATTCACGATCAATCAACTGAACTTGTGTTGTCATTGGAAAAACAAATATCCATGGTGAAAGAGGGACTGAAAGTCAATTATCACGTTGCTGTGAGGAGTTACGTGTGGAACATTCTTGGGTGGCTTGTAATTCattgttcagaaaattcaaaccCTTACAGTTATACCCATGAGAGTGAACTCCACATCAACTTACTTATTATGTGTGCATG CTTCACTTTTGTGGATGCAATTCAAAAATGGTGCCGGATATGTCAAAATGACGTTGATGATAATTTTCAAAGTGAACCAGTATCAAGGGCTGTTCTAATGATGATTTATTCTCCATGTAATTATATTTCTTCACATGCTAGATTTGTATTATCTGATATACTAAAGGTCAAAGGCGATCCATGCTTGAAAAATTCACTACATACCATAGATTATTTATCATCTTTGAAAAGCTATAGTTCATTTGATAAACTTCAACTTATTATTAACTTAATTGGGTTAACTTGTCTTACAAGTTTACCACAGTATCAAAGATGTATCATAGAAAGCAGAGGGATAAAGGCTGTTGTTCTTCTTGTCCAACGATGCTTAAGTAATGATGTTCATATGGAAAGGTCTGAAGTTGCTCCTCATTTGCATACTGTATTCCATAAAAGGTCTTGTTGCTGGACTGGTAAAGGAGGCTGGGAAGGTTCCAATATCCTTTTATTTTATGGTCTGTGGGGCATAGCTGAATTTCTTCATCAGTGTTGCCTTTTACCAGACAATCCTCAGCAATTTACTAGAGAGGTGACAAACATTAACACTGAATTagttaacaaacttcatgatatCTGTAGTAGCACCTCTTTCAGTCCTGGAGTGAAATGGTATGTTTCTTATATTCTAAGTTATTTTGgattttatggtttcccaaatgaATTTTCCAAAAGGATCGGGAAATCTCTTAATAAGGAAGAATATGCAGATTTGCGACTCATTGTAGCAAATGGGGATTCTGTGAGTGTTCATGGTGTTATTCTTGCTGTTCGATGTCCATCACTTCTACCTTCTCAAGTGTTATCTAGTAGTAAGAGTTCTAAAGAAATAACAGATTGTTTTGTTAGAGAGACCGTGAGAGAAGTTCGCTATTCTTCTCATGTTGATTATGAagcgttgttgttattgttggaaTATGTGTATTTGGGACACTTGCATGCAGCAGAAGAAGAAACTGTAAAGAAGCTCAAAGTTCTTGCTAAGCGTTGCAATCTACAACCTCTCTTGCAACTGCTTTGTAGACAATCTCCAAAGTGGGACGCACCTTTCCCCATCTTTAATCTTACTTCATCTCCTGATTCAGCTGGAAGTTATTTTTTGTATG TGATGTCATAA
- the LOC131625149 gene encoding BTB/POZ domain-containing protein At1g04390-like isoform X2: MIHSTTKSSKEKENDRGISSHVLTLHRRLLHALNLGTRYFDDKTNRWKWQCVNIEVQKNVLRSISAFLDSIAGDARVIRHSIVKESAADILGALLWILQCKSEPLLSMASNVAVKLVSVLPSQQLQLRLLDLVYCLSSLLSSHQVEVAIPSATALNLVISNLSATSEKAVIEALKETEVSVCIVQNIKDCDGKKVEYFLEMASLLSTVLLRWSSSRFPVCNDVELMKVLANMHIKTDSSIKLVLLKLYTSLALCDSVVQKLIEGGKVFLQMIVQAMGKSNPHDVRIEGFRLAQCLLRSQENCLKVMDLCGEALVDAIICGMRETGPSSKKIENNYGSVLVEACKLALITRWAGDHHIRFWKQGIDKVLLSLLIENIHDQSTELVLSLEKQISMVKEGLKVNYHVAVRSYVWNILGWLVIHCSENSNPYSYTHESELHINLLIMCACFTFVDAIQKWCRICQNDVDDNFQSEPVSRAVLMMIYSPCNYISSHARFVLSDILKVKGDPCLKNSLHTIDYLSSLKSYSSFDKLQLIINLIGLTCLTSLPQYQRCIIESRGIKAVVLLVQRCLSNDVHMERSEVAPHLHTVFHKRSCCWTGKGGWEGSNILLFYGLWGIAEFLHQCCLLPDNPQQFTREVTNINTELVNKLHDICSSTSFSPGVKWYVSYILSYFGFYGFPNEFSKRIGKSLNKEEYADLRLIVANGDSVSVHGVILAVRCPSLLPSQVLSSSKSSKEITDCFVRETVREVRYSSHVDYEALLLLLEYVYLGHLHAAEEETVKKLKVLAKRCNLQPLLQLLCRQSPKWDAPFPIFNLTSSPDSAGSYFLYGLLLDQILLDM, translated from the exons ATGATTCATTCAACTACGAAATCatcaaaagagaaagaaaacgATCGCGGCATCAGTTCGCACGTCCTCACCCTCCATCGCCGTCTTCTCCACGCCTTAAACCTGGGAACCAG ATACTTTGATGACAAGACAAATAGATGGAAGTGGCAGTGTGTTAACATTGAAGTGCAGAAAAATGTACTCCGGTCAATTTCTGCGTTTCTTGATTCTATTGCAGGTGATGCACGTGTCATACGGCATTCCATCGTTAAG GAATCTGCTGCTGATATTTTGGGAGCATTGTTATGGATTCTTCAATGCAAAAGTGAGCCCTTGTTAAGCATGGCATCAAATGTGGCTGTGAAGTTAGTTAGTGTTTTACCGAGCCAACAGTTGCAATTGCGATTGTTGGATCTTGTCTATTGTCTATCATCCTTGCTATCTTCACATCAAGTAGAAGTTGCAATACCTTCTGCTACTGCTTTGAATTTGGTAATCTCAAATCTGAGTGCTACGAGTGAGAAGGCTGTTATTGAAGCACTGAAAGAAACAGAGGTTTCCGTTTGTATTGTTCAAAATATTAAAGACTGTGATGGGAAGAAAGTTGAATATTTTCTGGAGATGGCTTCACTTTTGAGTACAGTACTGTTGAGGTGGTCTTCATCTAGGTTCCCTGTTTGTAATGATGTTGAACTTATGAAAGTTTTAGCAAACATGCATATAAAGACAGATAGTTCCATTAAACTTGTTCTTCTAAAGCTGTACACATCTTTAG CTTTATGTGATTCTGTAGTGCAAAAACTCATCGAGGGTGGAAAAGTATTTCTACAAATGATTGTGCAGGCGATGGGAAAATCAAACCCTCATGATGTTCGGATAGAGGGGTTTCGGCTTGCTCAATGTCTATTG AGATCCCAAGAAAATTGTTTAAAAGTGATGGATTTGTGTGGTGAAGCCCTTGTTGATGCCATAATTTGTGGGATGAGAGAGACAGGTCCGTCTTCCAAAAAAATTGAGAACAACTATGGTTCTGTATTAGTGGAAGCATGTAAGCTGGCTCTAATTACTCGTTGGGCTGGCGATCATCATATCAGGTTTTGGAAACAAGGAATTGATAAAGTCCTCCTTAGTCTTCTGATTGAAAATATTCACGATCAATCAACTGAACTTGTGTTGTCATTGGAAAAACAAATATCCATGGTGAAAGAGGGACTGAAAGTCAATTATCACGTTGCTGTGAGGAGTTACGTGTGGAACATTCTTGGGTGGCTTGTAATTCattgttcagaaaattcaaaccCTTACAGTTATACCCATGAGAGTGAACTCCACATCAACTTACTTATTATGTGTGCATG CTTCACTTTTGTGGATGCAATTCAAAAATGGTGCCGGATATGTCAAAATGACGTTGATGATAATTTTCAAAGTGAACCAGTATCAAGGGCTGTTCTAATGATGATTTATTCTCCATGTAATTATATTTCTTCACATGCTAGATTTGTATTATCTGATATACTAAAGGTCAAAGGCGATCCATGCTTGAAAAATTCACTACATACCATAGATTATTTATCATCTTTGAAAAGCTATAGTTCATTTGATAAACTTCAACTTATTATTAACTTAATTGGGTTAACTTGTCTTACAAGTTTACCACAGTATCAAAGATGTATCATAGAAAGCAGAGGGATAAAGGCTGTTGTTCTTCTTGTCCAACGATGCTTAAGTAATGATGTTCATATGGAAAGGTCTGAAGTTGCTCCTCATTTGCATACTGTATTCCATAAAAGGTCTTGTTGCTGGACTGGTAAAGGAGGCTGGGAAGGTTCCAATATCCTTTTATTTTATGGTCTGTGGGGCATAGCTGAATTTCTTCATCAGTGTTGCCTTTTACCAGACAATCCTCAGCAATTTACTAGAGAGGTGACAAACATTAACACTGAATTagttaacaaacttcatgatatCTGTAGTAGCACCTCTTTCAGTCCTGGAGTGAAATGGTATGTTTCTTATATTCTAAGTTATTTTGgattttatggtttcccaaatgaATTTTCCAAAAGGATCGGGAAATCTCTTAATAAGGAAGAATATGCAGATTTGCGACTCATTGTAGCAAATGGGGATTCTGTGAGTGTTCATGGTGTTATTCTTGCTGTTCGATGTCCATCACTTCTACCTTCTCAAGTGTTATCTAGTAGTAAGAGTTCTAAAGAAATAACAGATTGTTTTGTTAGAGAGACCGTGAGAGAAGTTCGCTATTCTTCTCATGTTGATTATGAagcgttgttgttattgttggaaTATGTGTATTTGGGACACTTGCATGCAGCAGAAGAAGAAACTGTAAAGAAGCTCAAAGTTCTTGCTAAGCGTTGCAATCTACAACCTCTCTTGCAACTGCTTTGTAGACAATCTCCAAAGTGGGACGCACCTTTCCCCATCTTTAATCTTACTTCATCTCCTGATTCAGCTGGAAGTTATTTTTTGTATGGTTTGCTTCTTGACCAGATTCTTCTAGATATGTAG